A single window of Neisseria chenwenguii DNA harbors:
- a CDS encoding ShlB/FhaC/HecB family hemolysin secretion/activation protein, with the protein MENLKRLPTADACIRIEPSGTDRPSESDVAVEWRQQLLPFRVSLNLDDSGSKATGKYQGALALAADNLLGLSDMFYVSYGRGLGHEAKPDETLEGRPDSGSNSYSFHYSVPAGNGSGRRNTATTATVRLLQNYSYSGKSRSSSFGTDYTFYRDARRRSSAGFKLWQRETQTYIDDAEIDVQHRRTAGWSAHFDHREYIGRSTLTLGLDYKRGTGRNHSLSAPEEAFGGGTSRMQTLTADIGAGISFCIGGQTFAYDTAFRRQWNFTPLTLQEQMSLGRRYSIRGFDGEQTLLGERGWQWCNTLGWQYLPSHQVYLAADSGGVGGGRNTGASSLSGGAVGLKGRLKAGGVLSYDVFAGRPFRKPDYLQTASPVYGFNLNYSF; encoded by the coding sequence TTGGAAAACCTGAAACGCCTGCCGACGGCAGATGCCTGTATCCGCATCGAACCCTCGGGGACGGACAGGCCGTCTGAAAGCGATGTCGCCGTCGAATGGCGGCAGCAGCTTCTGCCTTTCCGGGTTTCTCTGAATCTTGATGACTCGGGCAGCAAAGCAACGGGCAAATATCAGGGCGCGCTGGCGCTGGCGGCGGACAATCTTTTGGGCCTCAGCGATATGTTTTACGTTTCCTACGGGCGCGGATTGGGGCATGAAGCCAAGCCCGACGAAACGCTGGAAGGGCGTCCGGACAGCGGCAGCAACAGTTATTCGTTCCATTACTCCGTACCCGCCGGCAATGGCTCTGGACGGCGGAACACAGCTACTACCGCTACCGTCAGGCTGTTGCAGAATTACAGTTACAGCGGGAAAAGCCGCAGCAGCAGTTTCGGTACGGACTATACGTTTTACCGCGACGCCCGGCGCAGGAGCAGTGCAGGCTTCAAACTTTGGCAGCGCGAAACGCAAACCTACATCGACGACGCGGAAATCGACGTCCAACACCGCAGAACGGCAGGTTGGTCGGCGCATTTCGACCACCGAGAATACATAGGCCGCAGCACGCTGACGTTGGGTTTGGACTACAAACGCGGGACCGGCCGCAACCACAGTCTGAGTGCGCCTGAAGAAGCATTCGGCGGCGGCACGTCGCGAATGCAGACTCTGACCGCCGACATCGGCGCCGGTATTTCTTTCTGCATCGGCGGGCAGACTTTTGCCTATGACACGGCTTTCCGGCGCCAATGGAATTTCACCCCGCTGACGCTTCAGGAGCAAATGTCGCTGGGGCGGCGTTACAGCATCCGCGGATTCGACGGCGAACAGACCCTGCTCGGCGAAAGGGGTTGGCAATGGTGCAACACGCTGGGCTGGCAGTATCTGCCGTCGCATCAGGTTTATCTTGCCGCCGATTCAGGCGGTGTCGGCGGTGGAAGAAATACAGGCGCAAGCAGCCTGTCGGGCGGTGCCGTCGGGTTGAAAGGCCGTCTGAAAGCGGGCGGTGTTTTGTCGTATGACGTTTTCGCGGGCAGGCCGTTCAGAAAGCCCGATTATCTCCAAACCGCCTCACCTGTTTACGGCTTCAACCTGAATTACAGCTTTTAA
- a CDS encoding deoxyguanosinetriphosphate triphosphohydrolase, whose translation MNWQNLLSTTRFRTKEGEIVPTVTPSTQEGADALRTDFHIDYDRVVFSGSFRRLGRKTQVHPLAQHDLTHNRLTHSVEVASVGRSLGNRGGVMLQAGGFLPQGNTPGDIGAVVQVACLAHDLGNPPFGHTGEDALRDWFRNPQNAAYLQGLSEAERNDVQTYEGNAHSLRILASLEMYPNRGGMRLTAATVGALLKYPWTTLHPQYGMKKFNIYQTELPFIRRVADELGLLPLGADHWARHPLSYLMEAADDICYALLDLEDAVELDLLTDTEVESILSELTYSESAWHAQSSRQRCAMLRGIAIGRAIEDVAQTFIMHQSDLLRGAFKGKDLLALCSPEVQNTLEKAKELARTRIFRHHTKLITEIATFPCLGTLLDILVPAAHALLANGRTDTRQSLALELLKNENPVSADDSLYQAYMKILDFVGGMTDNAAAKMAQDLSGLGMLR comes from the coding sequence ATGAACTGGCAAAACCTTCTTTCCACCACCCGATTCCGTACTAAAGAAGGCGAAATTGTCCCCACCGTTACCCCATCGACCCAAGAGGGCGCGGATGCGCTGCGCACGGATTTCCATATCGACTACGACCGCGTGGTGTTTTCCGGCTCGTTCAGACGGCTCGGGCGCAAAACCCAAGTGCATCCGCTGGCGCAGCACGACCTGACCCACAACCGCCTGACCCACAGCGTCGAAGTCGCCAGCGTCGGCCGCAGTTTGGGCAACCGCGGCGGCGTGATGCTTCAGGCGGGCGGTTTTCTGCCGCAGGGCAACACGCCGGGCGACATCGGCGCCGTGGTTCAAGTGGCCTGTCTGGCGCATGATTTGGGCAATCCGCCGTTCGGCCATACCGGCGAAGACGCGCTGCGCGACTGGTTCCGCAATCCGCAAAACGCCGCGTATCTGCAAGGTTTGAGCGAGGCCGAGCGCAACGATGTGCAGACTTACGAGGGCAACGCCCACAGCCTGCGGATTCTGGCCAGTTTGGAAATGTACCCCAACCGCGGCGGCATGCGCCTGACCGCAGCCACCGTCGGTGCGCTGCTGAAATATCCGTGGACAACGCTGCATCCGCAATACGGCATGAAAAAGTTCAATATCTACCAAACCGAGCTGCCGTTTATCCGCCGCGTAGCCGACGAGCTCGGGCTGCTGCCGCTCGGTGCGGACCATTGGGCGCGCCATCCGCTGTCTTACCTGATGGAAGCCGCCGACGATATCTGCTATGCCTTGCTGGATTTGGAAGACGCGGTCGAACTCGACCTATTGACCGATACCGAAGTCGAAAGCATCCTTTCCGAGCTGACCTACAGCGAAAGCGCGTGGCACGCCCAATCCAGCCGCCAACGCTGCGCCATGCTGCGCGGCATCGCCATCGGGCGGGCGATTGAAGATGTCGCGCAAACCTTTATCATGCACCAGTCCGATCTGTTGCGCGGTGCGTTCAAAGGCAAAGACCTGCTCGCCCTGTGCAGCCCCGAAGTGCAGAATACGCTGGAAAAAGCCAAAGAGTTGGCGCGCACCCGCATTTTCCGCCACCACACCAAGCTGATTACCGAAATCGCCACTTTCCCCTGCCTCGGCACGCTGCTTGATATTCTCGTTCCCGCCGCCCATGCGCTGTTGGCCAACGGCCGAACCGACACCCGCCAGTCGCTCGCTTTGGAACTTCTGAAAAACGAAAACCCCGTCAGCGCCGACGACAGCCTGTATCAGGCCTACATGAAAATCCTCGACTTCGTCGGCGGCATGACCGACAACGCCGCCGCCAAAATGGCGCAGGATTTGTCGGGATTGGGCATGCTGCGTTGA
- a CDS encoding POTRA domain-containing protein, protein MGAAGINRLTVSAQNAVIGRGYFTTRIVTGRQNLNSGVLVLTVLPGRIGRLYRPQS, encoded by the coding sequence TTGGGTGCGGCAGGCATCAACCGCCTGACGGTATCGGCACAGAACGCCGTTATCGGGCGCGGCTATTTCACGACGCGGATTGTAACGGGGCGGCAGAACCTGAACAGCGGCGTTTTAGTGCTGACGGTATTGCCCGGCCGCATCGGCAGGCTTTATCGACCGCAATCATGA
- a CDS encoding (2Fe-2S)-binding protein — protein sequence MFVCICNAVTDREIKETVAAGAMTIGDLQAQLGVATCCGCCSELAASFLTASTVQSVSTGINVQS from the coding sequence ATGTTTGTCTGTATCTGTAATGCCGTTACCGACCGCGAAATCAAAGAAACCGTTGCCGCAGGCGCGATGACGATAGGTGATTTGCAGGCGCAGCTGGGCGTGGCAACCTGCTGTGGCTGTTGCAGCGAGCTGGCGGCTTCGTTTCTGACGGCAAGTACGGTGCAGAGCGTAAGTACGGGAATTAATGTCCAGTCGTAA
- a CDS encoding SirB2 family protein yields MQYLIVKHSHMFFVAVTILLFNVRFFLLRANPEKPLAGVWKALPHLNDTMLLFTAMWLLKLTHLSIFTVHWLGLKVLLVLVYIGLGMMMMRARPRSGKFYAAYALAMLCVATIVYLARFKPFF; encoded by the coding sequence ATGCAATATCTGATTGTCAAACACAGCCATATGTTTTTTGTGGCAGTTACTATATTACTGTTTAATGTCCGCTTTTTCCTGCTGCGCGCCAACCCCGAAAAACCGCTGGCGGGTGTTTGGAAAGCGCTGCCGCATCTTAACGACACCATGCTGCTGTTTACCGCGATGTGGCTGCTGAAGCTGACTCATCTTTCCATTTTCACCGTACACTGGCTGGGTTTGAAAGTCTTGCTGGTGTTGGTTTACATCGGTTTGGGCATGATGATGATGCGCGCCCGCCCGCGTTCGGGCAAATTTTACGCCGCTTACGCGCTGGCAATGCTTTGCGTGGCGACCATCGTTTACCTTGCGCGTTTCAAACCGTTTTTCTGA
- a CDS encoding tRNA (mnm(5)s(2)U34)-methyltransferase yields MYLDNILPFARKLLSCRLSAGCRALDGTAGNGHDTLLLAELVGASGKVLAFDVQEAALFQTASRLAQAGVAARVTLIHDSHEKLTDYVDEPLDAAVFNFGWLPGGDKSCTTEAQSSVNALNAVLPLLKPNGLLLAVLYPGHEVGRREAQAVENWAENLPQQEFSVLKYGFTNRRNAPPYLLAVEKLTA; encoded by the coding sequence ATGTATCTCGACAATATCCTTCCGTTTGCCCGCAAACTTTTATCATGCCGTCTGAGCGCAGGCTGCCGCGCGCTCGACGGTACGGCGGGAAACGGCCACGATACGCTGCTTTTGGCAGAATTGGTCGGCGCGTCAGGCAAAGTGTTGGCGTTTGACGTGCAGGAAGCCGCGCTGTTTCAGACGGCCTCGCGTCTGGCACAGGCGGGCGTGGCGGCGCGGGTTACGCTGATACACGACAGCCATGAAAAGCTGACGGATTATGTGGACGAACCGCTGGACGCAGCGGTATTTAATTTCGGCTGGCTGCCGGGCGGCGACAAAAGCTGCACGACCGAAGCGCAAAGCAGCGTCAACGCCCTCAACGCCGTGCTGCCGCTGCTCAAGCCAAACGGCCTTTTGCTGGCGGTGCTTTACCCCGGTCACGAAGTCGGGCGAAGGGAAGCGCAGGCCGTTGAAAATTGGGCGGAAAACCTGCCGCAGCAGGAATTTTCGGTCTTGAAATACGGTTTTACCAACCGCAGAAATGCGCCGCCGTATCTTCTGGCGGTCGAAAAATTAACGGCTTGA
- a CDS encoding two-partner secretion domain-containing protein — MNRNLYKIIFNPHRNSLMAVPETASAAGRSAGRRTSRRSPRMPNLRLCTAAFFTSAALGSAGFAAAADICTDRSAAAHEQATVLLSANGLPQANIQTPNGAGVSLNRFSRFDVDGRGALFNNSRTDVQTQLGGWIQGNPWLARGEARVIVNQIESANPSLLNGYIEVGGRRAEAVMANPAGISVSGGFINAAGVTLAGGRPVWKDGAIDGFAHSGGIRIGGAGLDTADADCTRILARGVQTDAGIWAKNLTVAVGSRTDAAGGRVGG, encoded by the coding sequence ATGAACCGCAACCTCTACAAAATCATTTTCAATCCGCACCGAAACAGCCTGATGGCCGTACCCGAAACCGCATCTGCCGCAGGCCGCAGCGCAGGCAGGCGCACAAGCCGCCGCAGCCCGCGTATGCCGAACCTGCGCCTTTGCACCGCCGCTTTCTTTACCTCCGCCGCGCTGGGTTCGGCAGGCTTTGCAGCAGCTGCCGACATCTGTACCGACCGCAGCGCGGCGGCACATGAGCAGGCAACCGTGTTGCTGAGCGCCAACGGCCTGCCGCAGGCCAACATCCAAACGCCGAACGGCGCGGGCGTTTCGCTCAACCGCTTCAGCCGTTTCGACGTGGACGGCAGAGGCGCGCTGTTCAACAACAGCCGTACCGACGTGCAGACACAGCTCGGCGGCTGGATACAGGGCAATCCGTGGCTGGCGCGCGGCGAAGCCCGCGTCATCGTCAACCAGATTGAAAGCGCTAATCCCAGTCTGCTGAACGGCTATATCGAAGTGGGCGGACGGCGTGCCGAAGCCGTCATGGCCAATCCGGCGGGCATCAGCGTCAGCGGCGGTTTTATCAATGCCGCAGGCGTTACCCTGGCAGGCGGGAGGCCGGTTTGGAAAGACGGTGCCATCGACGGTTTCGCACACAGCGGCGGCATCCGTATCGGCGGGGCGGGTTTGGACACCGCCGATGCCGACTGCACCCGGATTTTGGCACGCGGCGTACAGACCGATGCGGGCATTTGGGCAAAAAACCTGACCGTCGCCGTAGGCAGCCGCACTGATGCGGCAGGCGGCAGAGTAGGGGGATAG
- a CDS encoding GNAT family N-acetyltransferase — MPTVKHYPEAHCFVLSHENEIAGELDYRLADGMFNIVHTRVDPKFRGQGLAKHLLDAAVAEAGKLGLPLEAECGYAEEVLTREGLLAR; from the coding sequence ATGCCGACCGTCAAACATTACCCTGAAGCGCACTGTTTCGTCCTTTCGCACGAAAACGAAATCGCCGGTGAACTCGACTACCGGCTGGCCGACGGGATGTTCAACATCGTCCATACCCGCGTCGATCCGAAATTTCGGGGGCAGGGCTTGGCGAAACATCTGCTCGATGCCGCTGTTGCCGAAGCGGGAAAACTCGGCCTGCCGCTGGAAGCGGAATGCGGCTATGCCGAAGAAGTCTTGACGCGCGAAGGTTTGTTGGCGCGTTGA
- the rho gene encoding transcription termination factor Rho, with protein MHVSELQTLHISKLLEMAEEHGIENANRLRKQDLVFAIVRQLMKQGEGFTCSGTLEILPDGFGFLRSADTSYLAGPDDIYVSPNQIRRFNLHTGDTIEGTVRVPKDNERYFALVRLDSINGDDPEVCKHKILFENLTPLFPTKQFKLEREIKSEENITARAIDLVSPIGRGQRALLVAPPKSGKTMMLQNIAHAVTANYPDAELIVLLIDERPEEVTEMSRSVRGEVVSSTFDEPATRHVQVAEMVIEKAKRMVEHKKDVVILLDSITRLARAYNTVVPTSGKILTGGVDANALHRPKRFFGAARNVEEGGSLTIIATALVETGSRMDDVIYEEFKGTGNMELHLDRRMAEKRLFPAININKSGTRREELLVPNDRLQRMWLLRKFLHPMDEIEATEFLVDKLKASKNNDEFFELMRGSK; from the coding sequence ATGCACGTTTCCGAACTTCAGACCCTCCACATTTCCAAACTTTTGGAAATGGCCGAAGAACACGGCATTGAAAATGCCAACCGCTTACGCAAGCAAGACCTCGTATTTGCCATCGTCCGCCAGCTGATGAAGCAGGGCGAAGGATTTACTTGCTCGGGCACACTGGAAATCCTGCCCGACGGCTTCGGTTTTCTGCGCAGCGCCGACACGTCTTATCTGGCGGGGCCGGACGATATTTATGTTTCGCCCAACCAAATCCGCCGTTTTAACCTGCACACCGGCGATACGATTGAGGGGACGGTGCGCGTGCCGAAAGACAACGAGCGCTATTTTGCGCTGGTACGGCTGGATTCGATTAACGGTGACGATCCGGAAGTGTGTAAGCATAAGATTTTGTTTGAAAACCTGACGCCGCTGTTCCCGACCAAACAGTTCAAACTCGAGCGCGAGATTAAGTCGGAAGAAAACATTACCGCCCGCGCGATTGATTTGGTCTCGCCCATCGGCCGCGGCCAGCGTGCGCTGTTGGTGGCGCCGCCGAAATCAGGTAAAACCATGATGCTGCAAAACATCGCCCATGCGGTTACGGCGAATTATCCCGATGCCGAGCTGATTGTTCTGCTGATTGACGAGCGCCCCGAGGAAGTGACCGAAATGAGCCGTTCCGTGCGCGGCGAAGTGGTTTCTTCGACTTTCGACGAGCCGGCCACGCGCCACGTGCAGGTGGCGGAAATGGTGATTGAAAAAGCCAAGCGCATGGTGGAACACAAAAAAGACGTAGTCATCCTGCTCGATTCGATTACCCGCCTTGCCCGCGCCTACAATACCGTCGTGCCGACTTCGGGCAAAATCCTGACCGGCGGTGTGGACGCGAATGCGCTGCACCGCCCGAAACGCTTTTTCGGCGCGGCGCGCAATGTGGAAGAGGGCGGTTCGCTGACCATCATCGCCACCGCGCTGGTGGAAACCGGCAGCCGCATGGACGATGTGATTTACGAGGAATTCAAAGGCACGGGCAATATGGAATTGCACCTCGACCGCCGCATGGCCGAAAAACGCCTGTTCCCTGCCATCAACATCAACAAATCGGGCACGCGCCGCGAAGAGCTGCTGGTGCCGAACGACCGGCTCCAGCGGATGTGGCTGTTGCGTAAATTCCTGCACCCGATGGACGAAATCGAGGCAACGGAATTTTTGGTCGATAAGCTCAAAGCCTCGAAAAACAACGATGAATTTTTCGAGCTGATGCGCGGCAGCAAATAA
- a CDS encoding peroxiredoxin produces MPKYKFTLPSSSGTDFHSAEHLPLVVYFYPKDSTPGCTTEGLDFNARLAQFAGLGYTVVGISRDGVKSHQNFCAKQGFQFELLSDKDETVCKLFDVIKLKKLYGKESLGVERSTFVLDKNGEIIHEWRKVKVAGHAQEVLETLGK; encoded by the coding sequence ATGCCGAAATACAAATTCACTCTGCCTTCCAGCAGTGGCACAGATTTTCATTCCGCCGAACACCTGCCGCTGGTGGTTTATTTCTACCCGAAAGACAGCACGCCCGGTTGCACCACCGAGGGCTTGGATTTTAACGCGCGCTTGGCGCAATTCGCCGGTTTGGGTTACACCGTGGTCGGCATTTCCCGTGACGGTGTGAAATCGCATCAGAATTTCTGTGCCAAACAAGGCTTTCAGTTTGAATTGTTGAGCGACAAAGATGAAACCGTGTGCAAATTATTTGACGTCATCAAGCTGAAAAAACTGTACGGCAAAGAATCTCTGGGCGTCGAGCGCAGCACCTTTGTTTTGGACAAAAACGGCGAAATCATTCACGAATGGCGTAAGGTCAAAGTCGCCGGCCACGCGCAGGAGGTTTTGGAAACTTTGGGAAAATGA
- a CDS encoding deoxynucleoside kinase — MNYRYIVVEGAIGSGKSELSRRLAKHFSALHLTENPDKNPFLAQFYANASNHGLATELYFLMRRAESVETINSEDDLGGIIVADFLLEKDQIFVPVVLNDQEQTLFWEIKRKTLPQYPVPDLVVYLQTAADNNRKRLQKRGDGVVNLFPQGYLGQIHDEYSRFFHLYQNAPLLIVNADELDLNGNEEHFRLLLNAMTELQGSRNYLNLSE; from the coding sequence ATGAATTACCGTTATATCGTTGTCGAGGGCGCAATCGGCAGCGGCAAATCCGAATTGAGCCGCCGTTTGGCCAAACATTTCAGTGCGCTGCATCTGACTGAAAATCCTGATAAAAATCCGTTTTTGGCGCAGTTTTACGCCAATGCCAGCAATCACGGTTTGGCGACCGAGCTGTATTTTCTGATGCGTCGCGCCGAAAGCGTGGAAACCATCAACAGCGAAGACGATTTGGGCGGCATCATCGTGGCCGATTTCCTGCTGGAAAAAGACCAGATTTTCGTGCCCGTGGTGTTGAACGACCAAGAACAGACGCTGTTTTGGGAAATCAAGCGCAAGACTCTGCCGCAATATCCCGTGCCCGATTTGGTGGTTTACTTGCAAACTGCCGCCGACAACAACCGCAAGCGCCTGCAAAAGCGCGGTGACGGCGTGGTCAATCTGTTTCCGCAGGGGTATCTGGGGCAGATTCACGACGAATACAGCCGTTTTTTCCATCTCTATCAAAACGCGCCGCTGCTGATTGTGAATGCCGACGAGCTGGATTTGAACGGCAACGAAGAGCATTTCCGCCTGCTGCTCAACGCGATGACTGAATTGCAGGGAAGTCGTAACTACTTGAATTTAAGCGAATAG
- the folK gene encoding 2-amino-4-hydroxy-6-hydroxymethyldihydropteridine diphosphokinase has protein sequence MSERKQAVIALGANLDKPAAQIRTALEALAVHPQIRILKTSSLYRTAPVGYDDQPDFVNAVCLAETGLDGVSLLSVLNRIEADFGRERSFRNAPRTLDLDIVDFNGETSADPHLTLPHPRAHERGFVMVPLAEILPDFVLGKHGKAADLAAALGDEGIVLLDGGGDGKQAV, from the coding sequence ATGTCTGAACGAAAACAGGCTGTTATCGCGCTAGGTGCCAATCTCGACAAGCCCGCCGCGCAAATCCGTACCGCGCTGGAAGCCCTTGCTGTGCATCCGCAAATCCGCATCCTCAAAACCTCGTCGCTCTACCGAACCGCGCCCGTCGGCTACGACGACCAGCCTGATTTTGTCAACGCAGTCTGTTTGGCCGAAACCGGCTTGGACGGTGTGTCGCTGTTGTCCGTTTTAAACCGCATCGAAGCCGATTTCGGCCGCGAACGCAGTTTCCGCAACGCCCCGCGCACGCTGGATTTGGACATTGTCGATTTCAACGGCGAAACCAGCGCCGACCCGCACCTGACCCTGCCGCACCCGCGCGCGCACGAGCGCGGTTTTGTGATGGTGCCGCTGGCGGAAATCCTGCCTGATTTTGTGTTGGGCAAACACGGCAAAGCCGCAGATTTGGCGGCGGCGCTGGGGGATGAGGGCATTGTGCTGTTGGACGGGGGCGGAGATGGCAAACAGGCCGTCTGA
- the brnQ gene encoding branched-chain amino acid transport system II carrier protein gives MNSSTGNQKASLWAVGLMLFALFFGAGNLIFPAFLGQQAGENWFSAMLGFLLTGAGLPLLGVIAIGYSSSRDVQALASRVTPWYGIAFASALYLAIGPLFATPRTATVSFEIGVAPFIGESDKTIGLALFSVFFFAVAFWLSLSPGKLVDRIGKILTPVLLLTITVLVGYAAFNPMGALMPEQGDFAVSPLAKGILEGYGTMDALASLVFAIIVIDAVRAMGVDNRDELLRTTTIAGVVAASCLAVVYLLIGYMGATSVAGLGLQENGANVLSKTAQHYFGTGGNILLSVIVFLACLSTAVGLITSCSEYFNRLCPGISYKAFVVIFTLVSMGLANKGLAGIISFSIPVLMLLYPLTIVLILLAFLDKFFSGSRIVYVCTMFFTLIVGVLDAYKAAFGFGEETAAAINKTLPWYDIGLGWIVPALVGFVLGCILNAALKKRG, from the coding sequence ATGAATTCTTCAACTGGAAACCAAAAAGCATCGCTTTGGGCTGTCGGCCTGATGTTGTTCGCTTTGTTTTTCGGCGCGGGCAATCTGATTTTCCCCGCATTTTTAGGCCAGCAGGCCGGTGAAAACTGGTTTTCCGCCATGCTCGGCTTTTTGCTGACGGGCGCGGGGCTGCCGCTTTTGGGCGTGATTGCCATCGGCTATTCAAGTTCGCGCGACGTGCAGGCGCTGGCCTCAAGGGTCACGCCGTGGTACGGCATTGCGTTTGCATCTGCGCTTTATCTCGCCATCGGCCCTCTGTTTGCCACGCCGCGCACGGCGACGGTGTCGTTTGAAATCGGTGTCGCGCCGTTTATCGGTGAAAGCGATAAAACCATCGGTTTGGCGCTGTTCAGCGTGTTTTTCTTTGCCGTTGCCTTTTGGCTGTCGCTCTCGCCGGGTAAACTGGTTGATCGAATCGGTAAAATCCTGACCCCCGTTTTGCTGCTGACTATTACTGTATTGGTCGGCTATGCCGCATTCAATCCGATGGGCGCGCTGATGCCCGAGCAGGGCGATTTTGCCGTCAGCCCGCTCGCCAAAGGCATTTTGGAAGGTTACGGCACGATGGATGCGTTGGCATCATTGGTGTTCGCCATCATCGTGATTGACGCTGTGCGCGCAATGGGCGTGGACAATCGCGACGAACTTTTGCGCACGACCACCATCGCCGGTGTGGTGGCCGCAAGCTGTCTGGCGGTCGTTTACCTGCTTATCGGCTACATGGGCGCGACCAGCGTGGCCGGCTTGGGGTTGCAGGAAAACGGCGCAAACGTGCTTTCCAAAACGGCGCAACACTATTTCGGCACCGGCGGCAATATCCTCCTGAGCGTCATCGTTTTCCTCGCCTGCCTGAGCACTGCCGTCGGCCTGATTACCTCATGTTCGGAATATTTCAACCGCCTCTGCCCGGGCATTTCCTACAAAGCCTTCGTCGTCATTTTCACCCTCGTTTCCATGGGCTTGGCCAACAAAGGTCTGGCCGGCATTATCAGCTTCTCGATCCCCGTCTTGATGCTGCTGTATCCGCTGACTATTGTGTTGATTCTGCTCGCGTTTCTCGACAAATTTTTCAGCGGCAGCCGCATCGTTTACGTCTGCACCATGTTTTTCACGCTGATTGTCGGCGTTTTGGATGCTTATAAAGCTGCGTTTGGCTTTGGCGAAGAAACCGCCGCCGCCATCAACAAAACCCTGCCCTGGTACGACATCGGCTTGGGCTGGATTGTGCCCGCGCTGGTCGGTTTCGTGCTCGGCTGCATTCTGAACGCCGCCCTGAAAAAACGGGGCTGA
- the xerD gene encoding site-specific tyrosine recombinase XerD has product MNDLIERLLEHLWLSQRLSQNTLQSYRRDLEKVAARLHEKCLDWLNVQSVDLADAVYVPSEKNSSQARALSACKRLYGWLEETGQRVENPTRFLTAPKKAQTLPKLITEQQIDALLAAPNTETPHGLRDKALLELIYATGLRVTEAVKLKLTEIDLQKGLIRTVGKGNKQRLVPMGEEAAYWVMRYCAEARGALLKNRQCDEMFVSQKRVGISRQLAWLIVKEYAAAAGIRDLSPHGLRHAFATHLVNHGADLRVVQTLLGHADISTTQIYTHVANQRLKSVVAQHHPRS; this is encoded by the coding sequence ATGAACGATTTAATCGAAAGGCTGCTCGAACATTTATGGCTGAGCCAGCGTTTGAGCCAAAACACCCTGCAAAGCTACCGCCGCGATTTGGAAAAAGTTGCGGCGCGTTTGCATGAAAAATGCCTGGATTGGCTGAACGTGCAAAGCGTCGATCTGGCTGATGCCGTGTATGTGCCGTCTGAAAAAAACAGCTCGCAGGCGCGCGCGCTGTCGGCCTGCAAGCGTCTTTACGGTTGGCTGGAAGAAACCGGGCAGCGGGTGGAAAATCCGACCCGTTTTCTGACCGCGCCGAAAAAAGCGCAAACGCTGCCCAAGCTGATTACCGAGCAGCAAATCGACGCGCTGCTCGCCGCGCCTAATACCGAAACGCCGCACGGCCTGCGGGATAAAGCGCTGTTGGAACTGATTTATGCCACAGGTTTGCGCGTGACCGAAGCTGTGAAGTTGAAACTGACCGAAATCGACCTGCAAAAAGGGCTGATCCGGACGGTCGGTAAGGGCAATAAGCAGCGGCTGGTGCCGATGGGCGAAGAGGCGGCCTATTGGGTGATGCGTTATTGCGCCGAAGCGCGCGGTGCGCTACTGAAAAACCGCCAATGCGACGAGATGTTCGTCAGCCAAAAACGCGTCGGCATCAGCCGTCAGCTCGCCTGGCTGATTGTGAAAGAATACGCCGCCGCCGCCGGCATCCGCGACCTCAGCCCGCACGGGCTGCGCCACGCGTTTGCCACCCATTTGGTCAACCACGGCGCCGATTTGCGCGTGGTGCAAACCCTGCTCGGTCACGCCGACATCAGCACCACCCAGATTTACACCCACGTCGCCAACCAGCGTTTGAAAAGCGTGGTTGCGCAACATCATCCGCGCAGTTGA
- a CDS encoding TOBE domain-containing protein produces MKTSARNQFAGTIKSIKRGDVGCIVVLALAGGLEITASITRESCDELGLEVGQTAVALIKSTGVIIATDLEHIRLSACNQLAGLVSHVERGAVNSVVTLDLENGIQITAGVTMQSTEALDLRPGQRATAVFKAGSVILGVLA; encoded by the coding sequence ATGAAAACCAGCGCCAGAAACCAGTTTGCCGGCACCATTAAAAGCATCAAACGCGGCGATGTCGGCTGTATCGTCGTATTGGCTTTGGCGGGCGGTTTGGAAATTACCGCTTCGATTACCCGCGAAAGCTGCGATGAATTGGGTTTGGAAGTCGGGCAGACGGCGGTTGCGCTGATTAAATCCACCGGCGTGATTATCGCCACCGATTTGGAACATATCCGCCTTTCCGCCTGCAACCAACTGGCGGGTTTGGTGTCGCACGTCGAACGCGGAGCGGTTAATTCCGTGGTTACGCTGGATCTGGAAAACGGCATACAGATTACCGCGGGCGTGACCATGCAGAGTACGGAGGCGCTGGATTTGCGTCCCGGTCAGCGGGCGACGGCAGTGTTTAAAGCCGGAAGCGTGATTTTGGGCGTTTTGGCCTGA